A DNA window from Bacteroidota bacterium contains the following coding sequences:
- a CDS encoding efflux RND transporter periplasmic adaptor subunit: MSKYRFISKIILPVMLIAFVSCRGGKKAGEETKETEVLPDDIVEMRADQVKFAEIRTGSIEKRALSGTLKVSGTVSVAPQNLASVCTPMGGFVKNIRLIPGSLVQKGQTLAIIENQDFIDLQQKYLESTSQLQYSEAEYKRQKDLYSGNINSAKTFQQTTADYRSLKVQVKALGQKLALLGINPAKLRIDNISRSICVKSPISGYIKAVNVNLGKFVSPADVLFEVVNSSKLFLELTLFQKDADKVARGQKIHFFTNNDAVQHEAVVYQTGKSVDSDKTCKVYASVTGNSKNVLPGMYVNAVIDASSGRVNALPSEAVVTFEDKDYIFVFNKDKKENGKSFTEYRMVEVHKGVSDNGYSEIMLPEGFNIKTAKVVVKGAYNLLSAKKNAGEMSC; this comes from the coding sequence ATGTCAAAATATAGATTTATTTCAAAAATAATATTACCGGTTATGCTCATTGCTTTTGTTTCCTGCAGGGGCGGGAAGAAAGCTGGTGAAGAAACCAAAGAAACCGAAGTGCTTCCTGATGATATTGTTGAGATGCGTGCCGACCAGGTTAAATTTGCCGAAATCAGAACCGGTTCGATAGAAAAGCGTGCGCTGAGCGGCACGCTGAAAGTGAGCGGCACTGTTTCGGTTGCGCCTCAGAACCTGGCATCTGTATGTACACCCATGGGCGGTTTTGTTAAAAATATCAGGCTGATTCCGGGCAGCTTGGTACAAAAGGGCCAGACACTTGCCATTATCGAGAATCAGGATTTTATTGACCTGCAGCAAAAATATCTGGAAAGCACCAGCCAGCTTCAATACAGCGAGGCAGAATACAAGAGGCAGAAGGATCTGTACAGCGGGAATATTAATTCTGCCAAGACTTTTCAGCAAACAACAGCAGATTACAGGAGTCTTAAGGTACAGGTGAAAGCTTTGGGCCAGAAACTGGCTCTTTTGGGCATCAATCCCGCAAAACTGCGCATTGATAACATCAGTCGCAGCATTTGCGTGAAATCGCCCATTTCGGGTTACATTAAGGCCGTGAATGTGAACCTGGGCAAGTTTGTTTCACCTGCCGATGTTTTGTTTGAGGTGGTGAACAGCAGTAAGCTTTTTCTTGAGCTTACCCTGTTTCAGAAGGATGCGGACAAGGTGGCCAGGGGACAGAAGATACATTTCTTCACCAATAATGATGCAGTGCAACACGAAGCTGTGGTTTACCAGACCGGCAAATCGGTTGATTCCGATAAAACCTGTAAGGTTTATGCCAGCGTGACGGGCAATAGCAAAAACGTGCTGCCCGGAATGTATGTGAATGCGGTGATTGATGCCTCCAGTGGCAGGGTAAATGCCCTGCCCTCGGAAGCCGTAGTAACTTTCGAAGACAAGGATTATATTTTTGTTTTTAACAAAGATAAAAAGGAGAACGGCAAATCGTTTACCGAATACCGCATGGTGGAAGTTCATAAAGGTGTCTCCGATAACGGGTATAGTGAAATCATGCTGCCCGAAGGTTTTAACATCAAAACGGCCAAAGTGGTCGTTAAAGGGGCTTACAACCTTTTATCCGCCAAGAAAAACGCCGGTGAAATGAGTTGTTAA